The following are from one region of the Capsicum annuum cultivar UCD-10X-F1 chromosome 1, UCD10Xv1.1, whole genome shotgun sequence genome:
- the LOC107863935 gene encoding protein KINESIN LIGHT CHAIN-RELATED 1 yields the protein MPGIVSVKTPPEAPSLRVSVPAEVNGRVGSSSERSELVNPKPNSPAPRRPPSPSPSTSRAKPSPDRSTGKKKSPPEKVVIDESSLDNPDLGPFLLKLARDTIASGEGPNKALDYALRAAKSFEKCAVEGEPSLDLAMSLHVVAAIYCSLARFEEAIPVLGTAIKVPDVGKGADHALAAFSGYMQLGDTHSMLGQLDRSIECYKDGLKIQMEALGDTDPRVAETCRYLAEAHVQAMQFDEAENLCKKTLEIHRVHSPPASLEEAADRRLMALICEAKGDYEAALEHLVLASMAMIANAQENEVAAIDVSIGNIYLSLSRFDEAVFSYQKALTVFKSSKGDNHPSVASVFVRLADLYYKTGKLRESRSYCENALRIYAKPVPGTTAEEIACGLTEISAIYELFNEPEEALKLLLKAMKLLEDKPGQQSTIAGIEARMGVMFYMVGRYEEAHSSFENAVAKLRAGGERKSAFFGVVLNQMGLSSVQLFKIDEAAELFEEARQILEQECGPCHQDTLGVYSNLAATYDALGRVEDAIEILEYVLKLREEKLGTANPDFDDEKKRLAELLKEAGKSRNKKAKSLENLIDPTSKTTKKETSRKWSAFGFRS from the exons ATGCCGGGTATAGTTTCGGTCAAGACGCCGCCGGAGGCTCCGTCGTTGAGAGTTTCCGTTCCGGCGGAAGTTAACGGTCGGGTCGGGTCAAGTTCGGAGAGATCCGAACTCGTTAACCCGAAACCCAACTCACCTGCACCACGACGACCTCCTTCACCATCTCCGTCAACTTCACGTGCTAAGCCATCACCAGATCGGAGCACAGGGAAGAAGAAATCGCCGCCGGAGAAAGTTGTTATCGACGAATCGTCACTTGATAATCCCGATCTAGGTCCGTTTTTACTGAAGTTAGCGCGTGATACGATTGCTTCAGGTGAAGGACCGAACAAGGCGTTGGATTATGCGTTACGAGCTGCGAAGTCGTTTGAGAAATGTGCGGTGGAAGGTGAGCCGAGTTTGGATCTGGCGATGAGTTTACATGTTGTTGCAGCTATTTATTGTAGTTTAGCGAGGTTTGAAGAGGCGATTCCAGTACTAGGAACGGCGATTAAAGTGCCGGATGTTGGTAAAGGTGCAGATCATGCGCTTGCGGCGTTTTCGGGGTATATGCAGCTTGGTGATACTCATTCTATGCTTGGACAATTGGATCGGTCTATTGAATGTTACAAAGATGGTTTAAAAATACAGATGGAAGCTTTAGGTGATACAGATCCGAGAGTTGCTGAGACTTGCAG GTACTTGGCCGAAGCCCATGTTCAGGCAATGCAATTTGATGAAGCGGAGAATTTGTGCAAGAAGACACTGGAAATCCATCGTGTACACAGTCCACCAGCTTCTCTTGAAGAGGCAGCTGATCGTCGTTTAATGGCTCTCATATGTGAGGCTAAAGGTGATTATGAGGCAGCCCTTGAGCACCTTGTACTTGCAAGCATGGCCATGATTGCTAATGCACAGGAAAACGAGGTTGCAGCTATTGATGTTAGTATTGGGAACATCTACTTGTCTCTGTCTCGTTTTGATGAGGCTGTCTTCTCCTATCAAAAGGCACTTACTGTTTTCAAATCATCCAAGGGTGACAACCATCCTTCAGTTGCATCTGTCTTTGTAAGGCTGGCTGACCTGTATTATAAGACAGGAAAACTGAGGGAATCCAGATCCTATTGTGAAAATGCCTTGAGAATATATGCAAAACCTGTGCCTGGAACGACTGCAGAAGAGATTGCTTGTGGGTTGACAGAAATTTCAGCtatttatgagttatttaatgaACCTGAGGAGGCACTGAAACTCCTGCTCAAGGCAATGAAACTTTTGGAGGATAAACCAGGACAGCAAAGTACAATTGCTGGCATTGAAGCACGGATGGGAGTTATGTTCTATATGGTTGGAAGATATGAAGAGGcacacagctcctttgaaaatgcTGTAGCAAAACTCAGGGCTGGCGGTGAGAGGAAGTCCGCGTTCTTTGGGGTTGTTTTGAATCAGATGGGATTGTCTTCTGTTCAGTTATTCAAAATAGACGAGGCTGCTGAGTTATTCGAGGAAGCAAGACAAATTCTGGAACAGGAGTGTGGTCCTTGTCATCAAGATACTCTTGGTGTCTATAGCAATCTTGCAGCAACTTATGATGCATTGGGAAG agttgaagatgccattgaGATTCTGGAGTATGTTCTTAAATTGAGAGAAGAGAAACTTGGAACTGCAAATCCTGATTTCGATGATGAGAAGAAAAGGCTGGCCGAGTTATTGAAAGAAGCAGGCAAATCTCGCAACAAAAAGGCAAAGTCACTGGAGAACCTTATCGATCCCACTTCTAAAACGACAAAGAAGGAGACCTCGAGGAAGTGGTCTGCGTTTGGTTTTAGGAGCTGA
- the LOC107863944 gene encoding preprotein translocase subunit SCY2, chloroplastic isoform X2: MEAAILSSYTPLSTTADFRIRGKFAGCDLHFCNLSLNRTHIPLKLKFSESSRRHFSLRKGLIFPNGRKELSSYFTHQLSSDYSSIRAAAAAGETLHYGQSSSMSEDEEVSPTSIDANNFVSLQPKQKQFRNRFLHFVRLGSVFDNAAESFFKSEIRRRLFVTAILIVISRIGYFIPLPGFDRRLIPQDYLSFVSGSVDQLGDSTPELKLSLFQLGVSPQIAASILMQVLCQVLPSLVKLRKEGLDGHEKIKSYIWWISFGFAILEALILSYYSLPYSIYAANHRVKHVLMTTSLLVYGAMTMSWICDKITESGFGQGSTLIICVGILTGYTDTLQKMLTQIAGSSGSWWPYVLAVLGVFTLVTMWAVVVSEGCRKVKLQYYGFKVASAARKDSPVPEVEPYIPFNINPAGMQPILVTSYLLALPGILASLLGSRFWEHVRDILNPDTSHGADPWVYYTVYAFFVFLFNIFDIANMPKEIADYLNKIGARIPSIKPGKATIAYLTKIQASTRFWGGLLLSVLATTSTILDHYLRRINEGYAIGLTSVLIIVGSIIELRRSYQAYNVMPSLSKALKRYGV, translated from the exons ATGGAAGCTGCCATTCTCAGCTCTTACACACCGCTTTCCACAACGGCGGACTTCAGGATTCGAG GAAAGTTTGCTGGATGTGATCTCCATTTCTGTAATTTGTCATTGAACAGAACACACATTCCTCTTAAGTTAAAATTTTCTGAATCGAGTAGAAGGCACTTCTCTTTACGGAAGGGGCTGATATTCCCTAATGGAAGGAAAGAATTATCTAGCTATTTCACTCATCAACTTTCAAGCGACTATTCAAGTATCAGggcagcagcagcagcaggaGAAACACTGCATTATGGACAGTCTTCATCAATGAGTGAAGATGAGGAAGTGTCACCAACATCTATAGATGCCAACAACTTTGTTTCCTTGCAGCCTAAGCAGAAGCAATTTAGAAATAGATTCTTGCACTTTGTGAGACTGGGCTCCGTCTTTGATAATGCTGCTGAATCTTTTTTCAAGAGTGAGATAAGGAGAAGGCTGTTTGTGACTGCCATCTTAATTGTCATTAGTCGTATAGGATATTTCATTCCTCTTCCAGGATTTGACAGGAGGCTGATTCCACAAGATTATCTCAGTTTTGTCTCGGGATCTGTTG ATCAACTTGGTGATTCCACTCCAGAACTTAAACTCTCTCTTTTCCAACTTGGGGTCAGTCCTCAGATTGCGGCGTCCATTCTTATGCAG GTATTATGTCAAGTTCTTCCTTCTTTAGTGAAGCTGAGAAAAGAGGGTTTAGACGGGCATGAGAAGATCAAAAGTTATAT ATGGTGGATCTCGTTTGGTTTTGCAATTTTGGAGgctcttattctctcttattaCTCACTTCCATATTCGATATATGCTGCCAATCATAG GGTTAAGCATGTATTGATGACTACGTCCCTTTTAGTTTATGGTGCAATGACTATGTCATGGATTTGCGACAAAATAACAGAGTCTGGATTTG GTCAAGGATCAACTTTGATTATTTGTGTGGGCATTTTGACTGGCTACACAGATACATTGCAGAAAATGTTAACTCAAATAGCAG GTAGTAGCGGGAGTTGGTGGCCTTATGTACTTGCGGTACTAGGTGTTTTTACTCTTGTTACAATGTGGGCTGTCGTCGTGAGTGAAGGATGCCGAAAAGTTAAGCTGCAGTATTATGGTTTTAAAGTTGCTTCTGCTGCGAG AAAAGATTCTCCAGTTCCAGAGGTGGAGCCCTATATACCATTCAACATAAATCCCGCAGGAATGCAGCCTATCCTTGTTACCTCTTATCTGTTGGCACTTCCCGGCATCCTTGCAAG TCTTCTTGGTTCAAGGTTTTGGGAACACGTCAGAGACATTTTGAATCCCGACACTTCTCATGGGGCAGATCCGTGGGTTTACTATACAGTTTATGCTTTCTTTGTCTTCCTCTTTAACATATTTGACATT GCCAACATGCCAAAAGAAATTGCTGATTACTTAAACAAGATAGGCGCTAGAATTCCTAGCATAAAGCCTGGAAAAGCCACAATTGCATATTTGACAAAGATCCAAGCTTCAACACGGTTCTGGG GTGGGCTATTATTAAGTGTTTTGGCCACCACATCTACCATTCTAGATCACTATTTGCGTCGCATCAATGAAGGTTATGCAATAGGATTGACATCAGTGCTAATAATT GTGGGTTCAATTATTGAATTGAGAAGATCGTATCAAGCATATAATGTAATGCCAAGTTTAAGTAAAGCTTTGAAGCGTTATGGTGTATGA
- the LOC107863944 gene encoding preprotein translocase subunit SCY2, chloroplastic isoform X1: MEAAILSSYTPLSTTADFRIRAGKFAGCDLHFCNLSLNRTHIPLKLKFSESSRRHFSLRKGLIFPNGRKELSSYFTHQLSSDYSSIRAAAAAGETLHYGQSSSMSEDEEVSPTSIDANNFVSLQPKQKQFRNRFLHFVRLGSVFDNAAESFFKSEIRRRLFVTAILIVISRIGYFIPLPGFDRRLIPQDYLSFVSGSVDQLGDSTPELKLSLFQLGVSPQIAASILMQVLCQVLPSLVKLRKEGLDGHEKIKSYIWWISFGFAILEALILSYYSLPYSIYAANHRVKHVLMTTSLLVYGAMTMSWICDKITESGFGQGSTLIICVGILTGYTDTLQKMLTQIAGSSGSWWPYVLAVLGVFTLVTMWAVVVSEGCRKVKLQYYGFKVASAARKDSPVPEVEPYIPFNINPAGMQPILVTSYLLALPGILASLLGSRFWEHVRDILNPDTSHGADPWVYYTVYAFFVFLFNIFDIANMPKEIADYLNKIGARIPSIKPGKATIAYLTKIQASTRFWGGLLLSVLATTSTILDHYLRRINEGYAIGLTSVLIIVGSIIELRRSYQAYNVMPSLSKALKRYGV, from the exons ATGGAAGCTGCCATTCTCAGCTCTTACACACCGCTTTCCACAACGGCGGACTTCAGGATTCGAG cAGGAAAGTTTGCTGGATGTGATCTCCATTTCTGTAATTTGTCATTGAACAGAACACACATTCCTCTTAAGTTAAAATTTTCTGAATCGAGTAGAAGGCACTTCTCTTTACGGAAGGGGCTGATATTCCCTAATGGAAGGAAAGAATTATCTAGCTATTTCACTCATCAACTTTCAAGCGACTATTCAAGTATCAGggcagcagcagcagcaggaGAAACACTGCATTATGGACAGTCTTCATCAATGAGTGAAGATGAGGAAGTGTCACCAACATCTATAGATGCCAACAACTTTGTTTCCTTGCAGCCTAAGCAGAAGCAATTTAGAAATAGATTCTTGCACTTTGTGAGACTGGGCTCCGTCTTTGATAATGCTGCTGAATCTTTTTTCAAGAGTGAGATAAGGAGAAGGCTGTTTGTGACTGCCATCTTAATTGTCATTAGTCGTATAGGATATTTCATTCCTCTTCCAGGATTTGACAGGAGGCTGATTCCACAAGATTATCTCAGTTTTGTCTCGGGATCTGTTG ATCAACTTGGTGATTCCACTCCAGAACTTAAACTCTCTCTTTTCCAACTTGGGGTCAGTCCTCAGATTGCGGCGTCCATTCTTATGCAG GTATTATGTCAAGTTCTTCCTTCTTTAGTGAAGCTGAGAAAAGAGGGTTTAGACGGGCATGAGAAGATCAAAAGTTATAT ATGGTGGATCTCGTTTGGTTTTGCAATTTTGGAGgctcttattctctcttattaCTCACTTCCATATTCGATATATGCTGCCAATCATAG GGTTAAGCATGTATTGATGACTACGTCCCTTTTAGTTTATGGTGCAATGACTATGTCATGGATTTGCGACAAAATAACAGAGTCTGGATTTG GTCAAGGATCAACTTTGATTATTTGTGTGGGCATTTTGACTGGCTACACAGATACATTGCAGAAAATGTTAACTCAAATAGCAG GTAGTAGCGGGAGTTGGTGGCCTTATGTACTTGCGGTACTAGGTGTTTTTACTCTTGTTACAATGTGGGCTGTCGTCGTGAGTGAAGGATGCCGAAAAGTTAAGCTGCAGTATTATGGTTTTAAAGTTGCTTCTGCTGCGAG AAAAGATTCTCCAGTTCCAGAGGTGGAGCCCTATATACCATTCAACATAAATCCCGCAGGAATGCAGCCTATCCTTGTTACCTCTTATCTGTTGGCACTTCCCGGCATCCTTGCAAG TCTTCTTGGTTCAAGGTTTTGGGAACACGTCAGAGACATTTTGAATCCCGACACTTCTCATGGGGCAGATCCGTGGGTTTACTATACAGTTTATGCTTTCTTTGTCTTCCTCTTTAACATATTTGACATT GCCAACATGCCAAAAGAAATTGCTGATTACTTAAACAAGATAGGCGCTAGAATTCCTAGCATAAAGCCTGGAAAAGCCACAATTGCATATTTGACAAAGATCCAAGCTTCAACACGGTTCTGGG GTGGGCTATTATTAAGTGTTTTGGCCACCACATCTACCATTCTAGATCACTATTTGCGTCGCATCAATGAAGGTTATGCAATAGGATTGACATCAGTGCTAATAATT GTGGGTTCAATTATTGAATTGAGAAGATCGTATCAAGCATATAATGTAATGCCAAGTTTAAGTAAAGCTTTGAAGCGTTATGGTGTATGA
- the LOC107863944 gene encoding preprotein translocase subunit SCY2, chloroplastic isoform X3 yields the protein MSEDEEVSPTSIDANNFVSLQPKQKQFRNRFLHFVRLGSVFDNAAESFFKSEIRRRLFVTAILIVISRIGYFIPLPGFDRRLIPQDYLSFVSGSVDQLGDSTPELKLSLFQLGVSPQIAASILMQVLCQVLPSLVKLRKEGLDGHEKIKSYIWWISFGFAILEALILSYYSLPYSIYAANHRVKHVLMTTSLLVYGAMTMSWICDKITESGFGQGSTLIICVGILTGYTDTLQKMLTQIAGSSGSWWPYVLAVLGVFTLVTMWAVVVSEGCRKVKLQYYGFKVASAARKDSPVPEVEPYIPFNINPAGMQPILVTSYLLALPGILASLLGSRFWEHVRDILNPDTSHGADPWVYYTVYAFFVFLFNIFDIANMPKEIADYLNKIGARIPSIKPGKATIAYLTKIQASTRFWGGLLLSVLATTSTILDHYLRRINEGYAIGLTSVLIIVGSIIELRRSYQAYNVMPSLSKALKRYGV from the exons ATGAGTGAAGATGAGGAAGTGTCACCAACATCTATAGATGCCAACAACTTTGTTTCCTTGCAGCCTAAGCAGAAGCAATTTAGAAATAGATTCTTGCACTTTGTGAGACTGGGCTCCGTCTTTGATAATGCTGCTGAATCTTTTTTCAAGAGTGAGATAAGGAGAAGGCTGTTTGTGACTGCCATCTTAATTGTCATTAGTCGTATAGGATATTTCATTCCTCTTCCAGGATTTGACAGGAGGCTGATTCCACAAGATTATCTCAGTTTTGTCTCGGGATCTGTTG ATCAACTTGGTGATTCCACTCCAGAACTTAAACTCTCTCTTTTCCAACTTGGGGTCAGTCCTCAGATTGCGGCGTCCATTCTTATGCAG GTATTATGTCAAGTTCTTCCTTCTTTAGTGAAGCTGAGAAAAGAGGGTTTAGACGGGCATGAGAAGATCAAAAGTTATAT ATGGTGGATCTCGTTTGGTTTTGCAATTTTGGAGgctcttattctctcttattaCTCACTTCCATATTCGATATATGCTGCCAATCATAG GGTTAAGCATGTATTGATGACTACGTCCCTTTTAGTTTATGGTGCAATGACTATGTCATGGATTTGCGACAAAATAACAGAGTCTGGATTTG GTCAAGGATCAACTTTGATTATTTGTGTGGGCATTTTGACTGGCTACACAGATACATTGCAGAAAATGTTAACTCAAATAGCAG GTAGTAGCGGGAGTTGGTGGCCTTATGTACTTGCGGTACTAGGTGTTTTTACTCTTGTTACAATGTGGGCTGTCGTCGTGAGTGAAGGATGCCGAAAAGTTAAGCTGCAGTATTATGGTTTTAAAGTTGCTTCTGCTGCGAG AAAAGATTCTCCAGTTCCAGAGGTGGAGCCCTATATACCATTCAACATAAATCCCGCAGGAATGCAGCCTATCCTTGTTACCTCTTATCTGTTGGCACTTCCCGGCATCCTTGCAAG TCTTCTTGGTTCAAGGTTTTGGGAACACGTCAGAGACATTTTGAATCCCGACACTTCTCATGGGGCAGATCCGTGGGTTTACTATACAGTTTATGCTTTCTTTGTCTTCCTCTTTAACATATTTGACATT GCCAACATGCCAAAAGAAATTGCTGATTACTTAAACAAGATAGGCGCTAGAATTCCTAGCATAAAGCCTGGAAAAGCCACAATTGCATATTTGACAAAGATCCAAGCTTCAACACGGTTCTGGG GTGGGCTATTATTAAGTGTTTTGGCCACCACATCTACCATTCTAGATCACTATTTGCGTCGCATCAATGAAGGTTATGCAATAGGATTGACATCAGTGCTAATAATT GTGGGTTCAATTATTGAATTGAGAAGATCGTATCAAGCATATAATGTAATGCCAAGTTTAAGTAAAGCTTTGAAGCGTTATGGTGTATGA